The window AGGCCGTTGCATCAGGCCGTTGCATCAGGCCGTTGCATCAGGGCGTTGCATCAGGGCGTTGCATCAGGGCGTTGCATCAGGGCGTTGCATCAGGGCGTTGCATTAGGCCGTTGCATTAGGGCGTTGCATTAGGCCGTTGCATTAGGCCGTTGCATTAGGGCGTTGCATTAGGCCGTTGCATTAGGCCATTGCATTAGGCCATTGCATTAGGCCATTGCATTAGGCCATTGCATTAGGCCATTGCATTAGGCCATTGCATTAGGCCGTTGCATTAGGCCGTTGCATTAGGGCGTTGCATTAGGCCGTTGCATTAGGCCGTTGCATTAGGCCGTTGCATTAGGCCGTTGCATTAGGCCATTGCATTAGGCCATTGCATTAGGCCATTGGCCATTGCATTAGGCTATTGCATTAGGCCATTGCATTAGGCCATTAGGCCATTGCATTAGGCCATTAGGCCATTGCATTGGGGCATTAGGGCATTGCATTAGGGCATTGCATCAGGCCATTGCATTGGGGCATTGCATTGGGCCATTGCATTAGTGCATTGCATTAGGCCATTGCATCAGGCCATTGCATTAGGCCATTGCATTAGGCCATTGCATCAGGCCATTGCATTAGGGCATTGCATTAGGCCATTGCATTAGGCCATTGCATTAGGCCATTGCATTGGGCCATTGCATTAGGCCATTGCATTGGGCCATTGCATTAGGCCATTGCATTAGGCTATTGCATTAGGCCATTGCATTGGGGCATTAGGGCATTGCATTAGGGCATTGCATTAGGCCATTGCATTGGGCCATTGCATTAGGCCATTGCATTAGGGGTTGCATTATTGCATTAGGCCATTGCATTATGCCATTGCATTAGGCCATTGCATTAGGCCGTTGCATTAGGCCGTTGCATTAGGCCATTGCATTAGGCCATTGCATTAGGCGTTGCATTAGGCCGTTGCATTAGGGCGTTGCATTAGGCGTTGCATTGCATTGCATTAGGGCGTTGCATTAGGCATTGCATTAGGCCATTGCATTAGGGCGTTGGCCATTGCATTAGGCCGTTGCATTAGGGCGTTGCATTAGGCCATTGCATTAGGCGTTGCATTAGGCCATTGCATTAGGCCATTGCATTAGGGCGTTGCATTGCATTGCATTAGGCCATTGCATTAGGCCGTTGCATTAGGCGTTGCGTTGCATTAGGCCGTTGCATTAGGCGTTGCATTAGGCCATTGCATTAGGCGTTGCATTAGGCCGTTGCATTAGGCCGTTGCATTAGGCGTTGCATTAGGCGTTGCATTAGGCCGTTGCATTAGGCCGTTGCATTAGGCCGTTGGCGTTGCATTAGGCCGTTGGCCGTTGCATTAGGCCGTTGCATTAGGCCGTTGCATTAGGCCGTTGCATTAGGCGTTGCATTAGGGCATTAGGGCGTTGCATTAGGCCGTTGCATTAGGGCGTTGCATTAGGCCGTTGCATTAGGCCGTTGCATTAGGCCGTTGCATTAGGCCGTTGCATTAGGCCGTTGCATTAGGCGTTGCATTAGGCCGTTGCATTAGGCCGTTGCATTAGGCCGTTGCATTAGGCGTTGCATTAGGCGTTGCATTAGGCCGTTGCATTAGGCCGTTGCATTAGGGGCGTTGCATTAGGCGTTGCATTGCATTAGGGCGTTGCATTAGGCCGTTGCATTAGGCCGTTGCATTAGGGCGTTGCATTAGGCGTTGCATTGCATTAGGCCGTTGCATTAGGCCGTTGCATTAGGCCATTGCATTAGGCCATTGCATTAGGCCATTGCATTAGGCCATTGCATTAGGCCATTGCATTAGGCCATTGCATTAGGGCGTTGCATTAGGCCATTGCATTAGGCCATTGCATTAGGCCATTGCATTAGGCCGTTGCATTAGGCCATTGGGGCATTGCatgctgtctatttaccaccacaatctgatactggcactaagaccacactcaaccagctgtataaagcCATAATCTAGAGGTGGCGAtcctagtggccggtgatttAAATGAAGGAATACTGAAATCAATTTGAACAATTTCTACCATCATGGGACCTGTGCAGCTGGAGATGAAGAATCTCTACaggaccttcagaaagtattcacaccccttgacttcttccacattttgttgtgttacaacctgaatttaaaatggattctatTGAGATGTTTTTGTTACTggtctacacacaaaaccccataatgtcaaagtagtcCAGTCAGACAGTACTATCGTGTCCTAGTGGATAGGAGTCCAGTCAGACACAGTACTATCGTGTCCTAGTGGATAGGAGTCCAGTCAGACACAGTACTATCGTGTCCTAGTGGATTGGAGTCCAGTCAGACACAGTACTATCGTGTCCTAGTGGATTGGAGTCCAGTCAGACGGTACTATCATGTCCTAGTGGATAGGAGTCCAGTCAGACAGTACTATCATGTCCTAGTGGATAGGAGTCCAGTCAGACGGTACTACCATGTCCTAGTGGATAGGAGTCCAGTCAGACAGTACTATCATGTCCTAGTGGATAGGAGTCCAGTCAGACGGTACTATCATGTCCTAGTGGATAGGAGTCCAGTCAGACGGTACTATCATGTCCTAGTGGATAGGAGTCCAGTCAGACACAGTACTATCGTGTCCTAGTGGATAGGAGTCCAGTCAGACACAGTACTATCATGTCCTAGTGGATAGGAGTCCAGTCAGACAGTACTATCATGTCCTAGTGGATAGGAGTCCAGTCAGACACAGTACTATCGTGTCCTAGTGGATAGGAGTCCAGTCAGACACAGTACTATCATGTCCTAGTGGATAGGAGTCCAGTCAGACACAGTACTATCATGTCCTAGTGGATAGGAGTCCAGTCAGACACAGTACTATCCTCACTGAGGGTCTAGACTGGGGTACTGTAAAGCTCATTGGGGGTCTAGACCGGGGTACTGTAAAGCTCATTGGGGGTCTAGACCGGGGTACTGTAAAGCTCATTGCGGGTCTAGACCGGGGTACTGTCTCATTGGGGTCTAGACCGGGGTACTGTAAAGCTCATTGGGGGTCTAGACCGGggtactgtaaagctctttgcgGGTCTAGACCATTGGGGGTACTGTAAAGCTCATTGGGGGTCTAGACCGGggtactgtaaagctctttgagGGTCTAGACCGGggtactgtaaagctctttgctCATTGTGGGTCTAGACCGGGGTACTGTAAAGCTCATTTGGGTCTAGACCGGGTACTGTAAAGCTCTATTTGTGAGAGTCTAGACCGGGGTACTGTAAAGCTCATTGGGGTCTAGACCGGGGTACTGTAAATTGTGGGTCTCACTTGCTCTTTGGGGTCTAGACCGGggtactgtaaagctctttgcgGGTCTAGACCGGGGTACTGTAAAGCTCATTGTGGGTCTAGACCGGggtactgtaaagctctttgagGGTCTAGACCGGggtactgtaaagctctttggggtcTAGACCGGGGTACTGTAAAGCTCATTGGTCTAGGGTCTAGAGCCATTGGGGGTCTAGggtactgtaaagctctttgctGGTCTAGACCGGggtactgtaaagctctttgcgGGTCTAGACCGGGGTACTGTAAAGCTCATTGGGGGTCTAGACCGGggtactgtaaagctctttgcgGGTCTAGACCGGggtactgtaaagctctttgcgGGTCTAGACCGGGGTACTGTAAAGCTCATTGAGGGTCTAGACCGGggtactgtaaagctctttgtgtCTAGACCGGGGTACTGTAAAGCTCATTGTGGGTCTAGACCGGGGTACTGTACTGTAAAGCTCATTGGGGGTCTAGACCGGGGTACTGTACTGTAAAGCTCATTGTGCCCTGTTGTTAAAATGGCTATAATGGTACGCTGGCTTTTACTGATAAAATGGACCTCTTTGTCCACTGTTGATGATGTCATGGTGCAGGTACTACAGAGGCGCGGTGGGGGCCCTGCTGGTCTATGACATCGCCAAGCACCTGACCTATGAAAATGTGGAGCGGTGGCTGAAAGAGCTGAGAGACCATGCAGACACCAACATCGTCATCATGCTGGTTGGCAACAAGAGTGACCTGCGTCACCTCCGGGCCGTGCCCACCGACGAGGCTCGGGCCTTCGCAGGTTAGAGATGCCTCGTCGTTCTGAACAAGTGTCAGACACTGAAAAAGCTACATAACATTTctgtcttttgttgttgttgttctttccTTCATTGATGATGCTGCAGTCtcacaaaaatgtatgttttaatgTCACTTTTTATGCTTGCATTCATTCCTGTGGAATGTTCCAGAACGGGTACAGTCTCTAATTTATTTTCTGACGTTGTTTGTTTCCCTTCAGAGAAAAACGGTTTGTCTTTCCTTGAGACGTCAGCCCTGGATTCCACCAACGTTGAAACGGCTTTCCAGACCAttctgacaggtgtgtgtgtgtgtgtgtgtgtgtgtggtcacaccTGTTGATTTGATCTGCTATCTTGGCAAGACAGACTGGATATGACCtaatcatctctccctctcccctccatcagAAATCTATCGAATCGTCTCTCAGAAGCAGATGTCAGAGCGTCAGGAGAGCGACATGTCTCCTAGCAACAATGTGGTCAACATCCAGGTGCAGCCCACTGAGAACAAACCAAAGATGCAGTGCTGTCAGAACATCTAGCCCCGCCCATGTTACCACTACTTCTTTACCCACTTAtatacctgtacccccacctctaccccctTATATaccctgtacccccacctctaacCCCTTATATaccctgtacccccacctctacccctTCATATaccctgtacccccacctctaccccctcatataccctgtacccccacctctaccccctAACCCCTCATATaccctgtacccccacctctaccccctAACCCCTCATATaccctgtacccccacctctaccccctAACCCCTCATATaccctgtacccccacctctacccccaTATACcttgtacccccacctctaccccctAACCCATCATATACCCTGTACCCCACCTCTACCCCTCATATGCCCTCTAACCCCTCATATaccctgtacccccacctctaccccctAACCCCTCATATaccctgtacccccacctctaccccctAACCCCTCATATaccctgtacccccacctctaacCCCTCATATaccctgtacccccacctctaccccctAACCCCTCATATaccctgtacccccacctctacccctcATATACACCCATCTTGTTTTAGCTCGCCCGGTGCCCCGGTTGGGTGGAGATTCCACTTTAGAACCAATTAAATGGTCTCTCAAATGTGTGAGTTTGGCCCACCCGGCTCTCAGGGTGAGGTTAACCAGATGCACTCACTTACTCAGTCTCATAGGAGTAGTcccctcctccattctctcctctctctccccactccctctctcctcctctccccattccctctctccctccctcctccactccctctcctctccccactccctctctctcctcctctccccattccctccctccctccctcccctccctccctccctccctccctcctatactccctcttcctcctctctccctccctctgtccctcctcctcctcccctctctcctcctctccctcctcaactccctcttcctctctccctcctcctctccctccctactgaTCATGATCTGAGAAGCCTAGTCAGTGTCTGGAGTCGTGTTCCCCAGCGGAGCCTTTTCAGACAGGAAGTCATTTATATTTCTCACTTAGATGTAATACTGTTGATGCGCTGACATGTCTTACGCAGAAATGTCTTAATATATTCATCTGATTTTTTTTTATCTTCTTCATTTTCTTCAATTTATAACTTCCAT of the Oncorhynchus tshawytscha isolate Ot180627B unplaced genomic scaffold, Otsh_v2.0 Un_contig_4866_pilon_pilon, whole genome shotgun sequence genome contains:
- the LOC112239007 gene encoding ras-related protein Rab-11A — translated: MGTRDDEYDYLFKVVLIGDSGVGKSNLLSRFTRNEFNLESKSTIGVEFATRSIQVDGKTVKAQIWDTAGQERYRAITSAYYRGAVGALLVYDIAKHLTYENVERWLKELRDHADTNIVIMLVGNKSDLRHLRAVPTDEARAFAEKNGLSFLETSALDSTNVETAFQTILTEIYRIVSQKQMSERQESDMSPSNNVVNIQVQPTENKPKMQCCQNI